Proteins encoded in a region of the Globicephala melas chromosome 1, mGloMel1.2, whole genome shotgun sequence genome:
- the TMEM222 gene encoding transmembrane protein 222 isoform X1: MAEAEGSSPLLLPPPLPPPPGMAEVEAPTAAETDKKQFSCAGSGVMDVERSRFPYCVVWTPIPVLTWFFPIIGHMGICTSTGVIRDFAGPYFVSEDNMAFGKPAKYWKLDPAQVYASGPNAWDTAVHDASEEYKHRMHSLCCDNCHSHVALALNLMRYNNSTNWNMVTLCFFCLLYGKYVSIGAFVKTWLPFVLLLGVILSVSLVFNLR; the protein is encoded by the exons ATGGCGGAAGCGGAAGGGAGTTCGCCACTCCTGTtgccgccgccgctgccaccCCCGCCCGGGATGGCGGAAGTGGAGGCGCCGACGGCGGCCGAGACGGACAAGAAGCAGTTTAGCTGTGCTGGCAGCGGCGTCATGGACGTGGAGCGGAGCCGCTTCCCTTACTGCGTGGTGTGGACTCCCATACCGGTGCTCAC GTGGTTTTTCCCCATCATTGGCCACATGGGCATCTGCACATCCACAGGAGTCATTCGGGACTTTGCGGGCCCCTACTTTGTGTCG GAAGACAACATGGCCTTCGGGAAGCCTGCCAA GTACTGGAAGCTGGACCCTGCTCAGGTATATGCTAGCGGGCCCAACGCGTGGGACACGGCTGTGCACGACGCTTCTGAGGAGTACAAGCACCGCATG CACAGTCTCTGCTGTGACAACTGCCACTCACATGTGGCCTTGGCCCTGAACCTGATGCGCTACAACAACAGCACCAACTGGAACATGGTGACTCTCTGCTTCTTCTGCCTGCTGTATGGGAAGTACGTCAG CATCGGCGCCTTCGTGAAGACCTGGCTGCCCTTTGTCCTCCTGCTGGGCGTCATCCTGAGCGTCAGCCTGGTCTTTAACCTGCGGTGA
- the TMEM222 gene encoding transmembrane protein 222 isoform X2 yields MAEAEGSSPLLLPPPLPPPPGMAEVEAPTAAETDKKQFSCAGSGVMDVERSRFPYCVVWTPIPVLTWFFPIIGHMGICTSTGVIRDFAGPYFVSEDNMAFGKPAKYWKLDPAQVYASGPNAWDTAVHDASEEYKHRMHSLCCDNCHSHVALALNLMRYNNSTNWNMVTLCFFCLLYGNIGAFVKTWLPFVLLLGVILSVSLVFNLR; encoded by the exons ATGGCGGAAGCGGAAGGGAGTTCGCCACTCCTGTtgccgccgccgctgccaccCCCGCCCGGGATGGCGGAAGTGGAGGCGCCGACGGCGGCCGAGACGGACAAGAAGCAGTTTAGCTGTGCTGGCAGCGGCGTCATGGACGTGGAGCGGAGCCGCTTCCCTTACTGCGTGGTGTGGACTCCCATACCGGTGCTCAC GTGGTTTTTCCCCATCATTGGCCACATGGGCATCTGCACATCCACAGGAGTCATTCGGGACTTTGCGGGCCCCTACTTTGTGTCG GAAGACAACATGGCCTTCGGGAAGCCTGCCAA GTACTGGAAGCTGGACCCTGCTCAGGTATATGCTAGCGGGCCCAACGCGTGGGACACGGCTGTGCACGACGCTTCTGAGGAGTACAAGCACCGCATG CACAGTCTCTGCTGTGACAACTGCCACTCACATGTGGCCTTGGCCCTGAACCTGATGCGCTACAACAACAGCACCAACTGGAACATGGTGACTCTCTGCTTCTTCTGCCTGCTGTATGGGAA CATCGGCGCCTTCGTGAAGACCTGGCTGCCCTTTGTCCTCCTGCTGGGCGTCATCCTGAGCGTCAGCCTGGTCTTTAACCTGCGGTGA